Genomic segment of Borreliella spielmanii:
CTTTGGTTTTTATAACTCTTCTAAAAGACACGGGGGGGGTATATTTATTTTGAGAACTATTTTTGGTAACATATGTTTTTTTCGTCGTACCTTGATATTGAGAGGCTAAACTGTCTCTGTTTTGTGCATATCCACCAACTCTACTGTCTCTATTTTGTGAATACCCACCAGTTCTGTTGACTCTATGTTGTGAATACCCACCAGTTCTACTGTCTCTGTTTTGTTGTGAATACCCACCAGTTCTACTGTCTCTGTTTTGTTGCGAATACCCACCAGTTCTACTGTCTCTGTTTTGTTGCGAATACCCACCAGTTCTACTGTCTCTGTTTTGTTGCGAATACCCACCAGCTCTACTGTCTCTGTTTTGTTGTGAATACCCACCAGTTCTACTATCTCTATTTTGTGAATATTCACCTTTGTTGTTATACTTATGCAAATTAGTAGAACTACTTAAATTATTTTTATTACTTAAATCACTATGTGTTAGAATTTTTACTACCTTCTTCCTTAACTTAACAATCTTAATTTTTTTACCATCTTCATTTTTAATATCATCAATATCTTTCGACAAACTTATTCCTCCTCAAACTCAAAACTAAGCCCTATCTTACAACCTGGGCAGGAGGTCATATTTTCATTAATAACAACACCACATTCAGGACAAAGAAGTTCTTCATCTTCTTCTGCCTTTTCCATAGACTCACCACTGTCATTAGCAATTATTATCATTCCCTCTTTTAATATTTTATTAATTTCTTCTTGTTTTTCATAACTTACTCCAAGATTAAAAAGCAATCCCTCATCTGCTTGTAAAAAATTGTTAATATCATCAAGCCCCTCTTTTGATAAATTAGAAATTACAGAAGAATCGAGTAATTTAAGATCACTTATTTTACTAATCTCTTCAAATTGTTCCTCTTCAACAACATCTTGCATAACTTTATCAAACATTTCGAGTGTTTCTTGCTTAAACTCTGAATTAGCTTTCATTTCTGCAAACTGACTGCTGGTTTTAACATCAATAGCCCAGTCAAGAAGTCTATTAGCAAGTCTAACATTTTGACCCATTTTTCCTATAGCAAGAGAGAGTTGATCATCGCTAACAACTACTAAAGCCTTATGTAAATCCTCATCAATAATATAAACATGCTCTATCTTAGAAGGAGTCAAAGCATCCTTTATAAATTCTTTAATGTCTTTACTATAAGGGATAATATCGATTTTTTCTCCTTCAAGTTCCTTAATTATAGATTGAATTCTGACTCCTTTTTGCCCTATACAAGGACCAACAGGATCAATCTCTTCCTTCTCAGAATAAACAGCAACCTTGATTCTGTAACCCGGATCACGAACTATTTTATGAATCTTAATAATACCTTCTTCAATTTCTGGAATTTCAAGAGCCAAAAGCTCTTCAATAAACTTTGGATGGGTTCTAGAAAGAATAACTTCAATGCCATTTTTACCTTTTTTAACATTATAAACTAAAACTCTAATCTTATCATTAAGACTATAAACTTCTCTTGGCGACTGATACTTCTTGGGAATTATACCATCTGTATTGCCAAGATTAACATAAAGATCACCATTTCTATTTTGTTGAACATATCCAATAACAACTTTATTTAACTTGCTTTTAAATTCTGATAAAATCTCATTATCTTCAATTCCTTGCAAATCATTCTTGGTTCTTTGTTTTGCAACCTGAATAGAAAGCCTATCGAAAACTTTAGGATTAATTTCAATGTAAGCATAATCACCTTCTACAATATTTTCCCTTGAAATATCTTTTTCTGATATTTCAAAAAAAGAATCTTTTACCTCTTCTACAATTTTCTTTTTAGCATAAACTACCAAATCTCCCGTATCATCATCAAACTTAATAAAAGCATTCTCATTGCTTCCAAAATACTTTTTATAAGCTATCAATACCGATTCTTTAATTGTTTTTCTAATAGACTCTATACTCATGCTACGATCATTTGCAATACTTACAATCATATGTCCCGTGCCCTTTATCATCCAAACTTCCTCCTTAAACTAATCTAGCCTTCTTAACATCGCTATAAAAAACATTTAATTCTTTACTATCTGTTTTAAAAATAAAACTTTTTGATTTTGATTTTAATATAAAACCTTCTTCAAATTCATTATC
This window contains:
- the nusA gene encoding transcription termination factor NusA, whose amino-acid sequence is MIKGTGHMIVSIANDRSMSIESIRKTIKESVLIAYKKYFGSNENAFIKFDDDTGDLVVYAKKKIVEEVKDSFFEISEKDISRENIVEGDYAYIEINPKVFDRLSIQVAKQRTKNDLQGIEDNEILSEFKSKLNKVVIGYVQQNRNGDLYVNLGNTDGIIPKKYQSPREVYSLNDKIRVLVYNVKKGKNGIEVILSRTHPKFIEELLALEIPEIEEGIIKIHKIVRDPGYRIKVAVYSEKEEIDPVGPCIGQKGVRIQSIIKELEGEKIDIIPYSKDIKEFIKDALTPSKIEHVYIIDEDLHKALVVVSDDQLSLAIGKMGQNVRLANRLLDWAIDVKTSSQFAEMKANSEFKQETLEMFDKVMQDVVEEEQFEEISKISDLKLLDSSVISNLSKEGLDDINNFLQADEGLLFNLGVSYEKQEEINKILKEGMIIIANDSGESMEKAEEDEELLCPECGVVINENMTSCPGCKIGLSFEFEEE